The Bosea sp. AS-1 region GGGTCGCCGGAACCGGCGCTCCGGTCCGCCTCGAATTCATCGACCCGGGCGGAACCAAGACGGGCCGGCTCCTGCCCACGGGCCATGCCCGCGATCTTTTGTCCGTACCGGGGCTCGGCGAGGTCGAGGCCTCACTGGTCGACGCCGCGAACCCTTGTGTGTTCGTCGCGGCCTCGGCGCTCGGCAAGACAGGCAGCGAGCTGCCGGACGCGCTGGAACAGGATGACGTTTTCCTCGCACGCATGGAGGCCATCCGCCAGGCGGCTTCCGTCGCGATGGGCATCGCTCCCGACGCCGCGGCCGCCGGGCGGATACCGAGTGTGCCCAAGGTCGCGATGATCGCATCCCCCGCCGCGATGCCGACCTTGTCGGGCCGGACGATCGCGGCGGACGCGATGTCGCTGGCCATCCGCATGATCTCGATCGGCCAGCCTCACCGGGCCGTGCCGATCACCGGCGCAACCTGCCTGGCGATCGCCGTCCGCATCGAGGGGTCGCTGCCCCATGCGCTGGCCCGCGCGGATGAGGGGCCGATCACCGTCGCCCACCCTTCCGGGACGACCGTAGTGGACGCGCAGGTCGAGAATGCCGGCGACCCGGCCCGTGCCAGGGCAATCCACGGAGCCGTCTATCGCACGGCCCGGCGTCTGTTCGACGGGCAGGTCTACTATCAGCCGAGCCGCCTCGCGCAATCGGAAAGGCAGGCTGCAGAATGAACCTGACTGCTGCCTTCACAGACAGGCTGATCGGACTGGCCGAGGCGGGGCTGGACGGAACCGCCCGACAAGCCGCCAAGAACCTGGTGCTCGATGGCCTTGCGGTTGCGGCGCTCGGCGCAGGCGAAAAGGGGCCGTCGATCCTCGCCTCCGCCGCGCCGGCGACGCAGGGCGTGGACAGCGCCACCCTGATCGGCCGGGCCAAGCGTACGGCACCGGCGGATGCGGCTCGGATCAACGGCGCGGCCATGCATGTGCTCGATTTCGAACCGATGTGGAATCCGGCCAACCACGCCCTCTCGACAACACTGCCCGCTCTGCTCGCCCTGGGCGAAGGCGAGGCGGCTCAGGCCGACGAGCCGCTGGGCGAACGGATTCTCTCCGCGCTCGCGCTAGGCATCGAGACCCAGGAGAGGCTGCGGCTGGCGTCCGGGCAGTTCGAGCCGGGCGAACTGGTGTTTCACCCGCCTGGCGCCGTTGGACCGCTCGGCAGCGCGGTCGCCTGCGGACTGCTGCTGAATCTCGATGCCAGCCATCTGCAGCATGCCCTCGCGATAGCGGCCTCGCGGGCCAGCGGCGTGCAGGCGAATATCGGCAGCATGACCAAGGCACTGCATTGCGGACAGGCGGCAGCCTCCGGGCTGGAGAGCGCACTCCTGGCCGCCCGAGGCTTCACCGCGGACGCCGACGCACTCGGCAATCCGCGCGGTTATGGGCGTGCGTTCTTCGGCGAAAAATTCAGGCCGGAGGAGCTCCTGCGCGCATATGAGGTCCTGCAGATCGTTCGGCCGGGCCCGGCCTACAAGCTCTATCCGAGCCAGTACGGCACCCATTTCGTGATCACGGCCGCGCTTGCGGCGCGCGAGAAGCTGCCTGCCGGAGCCCAGATCGAGCGCGTCGTCATCCATAGCCCGCCGATGGACTATGTCGACCGGCCCGCCCCCGCCAGCGGCCTCGCCGGGAAATTCAGCTTCCAGTATACGGCCGCGATCGCCCTGCTGGATGGCGCCGTGACCGTGGCGAGCTTCACCGATGAGCGGCGGTTCGCTCCCGATGTCGTTGCCCTGCTCGACCGGATCGTCATCGTTCCGGACCCGAGCCGGCAGGGGCGCTTCGACGCCATGACGTTGCGCATCGATGTCGACCACGCCGGTGGCACCGTGCAGGGCAACTGCGACGGCCCCCCGGGGATCTGGGGCAAGCCCGTCTCCGGCCAGTGCATCCGGACGAAAGCGATCGACTGCCTGACGGCCGCGCTCGGCCCGGATGCCGCCGAGCAGGCCGCCTCGATCTGCGACGGCTTCGAGACGCTCGATCGGGACGGGCTGATGCGCCTCATGGGTATGCTCGCCGGAAAGGAACGCGGGGCCAGGGCGGCATGACGGCGGAGACCGGGACCACGACGCTGGCGGAACGGCGGGTCGGAAATCTCGACCTTTTCCTCGCCTTTTCCGGCATCAGCATCATGGGTTTCGGCGGCGTCCTGCCCTGGGTGCGCTGGATGATCGTCGAGCGCAAGGGCTGGCTCGACGAGGACGAGTTCGTCAACGCCCTTTCGCTCTGCCAGATCCTGCCGGGCGGCAATGTCATGAACATCGCGGTCTATATCGGCGCCCGGTTCGGCGGACTTTCCGGCGCGATTTCGGCCTTCGCCGGCCTGCTGCTCGCGCCCTGCCTGATCGTGCTCGGACTGGGGGGCCTCTACCAGGCTTTTGGCCACCTGCCGGCCGTGCAAGGCATGTTCCGCGGCGCGGCCGCCTGCGCGGCGGGCCTCATTCTCGGAATGGGTTTGCGCATGGCCTGGCGCTATCGCCGCGACGGTCGGGCCCTATCGATCATGGCCGTGACCATCCTCGCGATGGTCTGGCTCAAGCTGCCGCTCCTTCTGATCCTGGCGACCGTCCTGCCCGCGAGCCTCGCGCTCGCCTGGACCGCGAGGCCGCGGTGAGCGACCGGCCCGTCCTCTTCGATCTGAGCTGGCAGTTCGCGGCACTGTCGCTCATGTCGATCGGCGGCATCATCGCCGTGGTGCCGGAGATGCACGCCGCCGTGGTCGAGCGCCATCAATGGATGGCCGCGCAGGATTTCGTGACGCTGTTCGCCCTGGCCCAGGCCGCGCCCGGACCGAACGTGATCGTCGTCACCCTGATCGGCTGGCGGGTGGCCGGCGGGCTCGGCGCCCTGATCGCGACCGTCGCAGTGTCGACGCCCTCCTTCCTCATCACCTATACCGCCTCCCGGGTCTGGCGCAGCGTGAACGGCCGCGTCTGGTACCGTGTCTGCGAGCGCGGCATGGCGCCCGTGACCATCGGCCTCATCCTGTCGAGTGGCCTGCTGCTCTCCAGGGTGGCCGTCGAGCATTGGGGCGCCCTTGCCGTCACGGCGCTGACGGTGCTGGCATTGCTGAAATGGCGAAACAGCCCGCTGATCGCCCTCGCCTGCTCGGCACTGGCCGGGCTCGCCGGCCTCGTGTGAGCCGATGGCGTCCCACAGGCCTGAATCCGAGCAACGGTACAGGTCCAGCGGTTGCGGAAGCTCACCGGCGAGATCACGCTGCCGCAGCCACCGATGTGAAACGAGAGATCGACGCGCCTCCTTCGGAGCGTCGCAACCGGGAGAAGCACCTTGGACCGCCTGTCTGCGATCAAATCCGCCCTCGGCCCGGCACCCACCGCCGTCCGGCAGGCTCTTTCCCCGCAAGGCCACCTGCGCGCCGGTATCAACCTCTCGAATTTCCTGCTCGTTTCGAGCCGCGCGGCGAATGGCGACCCACAGGGCGTGTCGCCCGACATGGCGGCTGCCCTCGGACATTGCCTTGAGCTGCCGGTCGCCTATGTGCCCTATGCCTCGCCGGGTCTTGTTGCCGATGCCGCGGAGCGCGGCGAATGGGATGTCGCCCTGCTCGGAGCCGAAGCTCAACGCGCCGCCGTCATCGACTTCACGGCCCCCTATAGCGAGATCGAGGCGACCTATCTCGTGCCGGCCGGCTCGCCGCTCGCGGACATCTCGGAGGTCGACAAGCCGGGCCGGCGCATCGCCGTGGCCGGGCGCACAGCCTATGGGCTCTGGCTCGAGCGGAACATCGCGCATGCAGAACTCGTAATCGGCGACGGTTTCGATGGAGCGTTCAAGCTGTTCACGACGGAGAAGCTCGACGCCCTGGCCGGGTTGCGGCCGAAGCTGATCGAGGACGTCGCGCAGCTTCCAGGCTCGCGCATGCTGCCCGGCCGCTTCATGGCAGTGCAGCAGGCGCTGGGCACGCCGAAGGCGGCCGGCGTCGCGATCGATTACCTCCAGAAATTCGTGGCGCAGGCGATCGAAACCGGCTTCGTGGCCGAGCTCATCGCGCGGCATCGCGTCGTGGGGTTATCGCCGGCGAAGAGCCGAAACGCGTGACCTCCGCGGTTCCGTGAAGCATCTCGCACCCAAGTTGCGGACAGGGCCTTACCTATAACTCCTGGGAATGATCCGTCGCCGATTTCGACTTGGACAGCCTGGAACCTTGCCGGCCATCATCTGGCCAACCAAAAGCGAGGGGTTCACGGAATGCGGAATTTTGCTCTCGGGCTTGCCGGCACGATGCTGGTTGCCCTCCTGCCCATCGAAGGATTCGCGCAGGAGGCGGTCCTGCGTGTCAGCACCGGAGGGGCGAACGTCTCGACCCTCGACGCTCACCGCGCCAGCGCCACCGACGATGTCGCCGTGGTGAGCTGGATCTATAACGGCCTTGTCCGCTTCAAGCCCGGCAGCGCCAGCCCCGCGGATATCGAGCCCGATCTCGCCGAGCGCTGGGAAACCTCGCCCGACGGCAAGGTCTGGACCTTCCACCTGCGCAAGGGCGTCAAGTTCCAGGGCGATTGGGGGACGCTCGATGCCGACGACGTTGTCTATTCGCTCCAGCGCGCGGCCGATCCGAAGCGCTCGACCTTCTCGTCGGACTTCGCAGCAGTGGAGAAGATCGAGAAGCTCGACGACCTGACCGTCCGCGTCACGCTGAAATACCCGGACGTCAATTTTCTCGGCCGGGTATCGAATTATCACGGCGGCAACATCGTCAGCCGCAAGGCGGCCGAGGAGCTGAGCGACCGTTTCGGGGCCCAGCCCGTCGGGACCGGCCCGTTTGCCTTCGTCGAGCAAGTGACGCAGCAATATGTGAAGCTTGCCGCCAACCCCAACTACTTCCGGGGCAAGCCCAAGATCGACACGATCATGGTCCGTGTCATCCCATCCGACAGCGCGCGCGAGCTGGCCTTCTCCT contains the following coding sequences:
- a CDS encoding PrpF domain-containing protein yields the protein MPQARLRATFMRGGTSKAVVFNRADLPADPSAWDPIFLAVMGSPDGNGRQLNGMGGGLSSVSKICVVGPPSRPDADIDYTFAQIAVKEASVDYSGNCGNMSSAMGPFAVTEGLATAPADGEAVVRIHNTNTGKVIIARFPMADGEPQTEGELAIDGVAGTGAPVRLEFIDPGGTKTGRLLPTGHARDLLSVPGLGEVEASLVDAANPCVFVAASALGKTGSELPDALEQDDVFLARMEAIRQAASVAMGIAPDAAAAGRIPSVPKVAMIASPAAMPTLSGRTIAADAMSLAIRMISIGQPHRAVPITGATCLAIAVRIEGSLPHALARADEGPITVAHPSGTTVVDAQVENAGDPARARAIHGAVYRTARRLFDGQVYYQPSRLAQSERQAAE
- a CDS encoding MmgE/PrpD family protein; translated protein: MNLTAAFTDRLIGLAEAGLDGTARQAAKNLVLDGLAVAALGAGEKGPSILASAAPATQGVDSATLIGRAKRTAPADAARINGAAMHVLDFEPMWNPANHALSTTLPALLALGEGEAAQADEPLGERILSALALGIETQERLRLASGQFEPGELVFHPPGAVGPLGSAVACGLLLNLDASHLQHALAIAASRASGVQANIGSMTKALHCGQAAASGLESALLAARGFTADADALGNPRGYGRAFFGEKFRPEELLRAYEVLQIVRPGPAYKLYPSQYGTHFVITAALAAREKLPAGAQIERVVIHSPPMDYVDRPAPASGLAGKFSFQYTAAIALLDGAVTVASFTDERRFAPDVVALLDRIVIVPDPSRQGRFDAMTLRIDVDHAGGTVQGNCDGPPGIWGKPVSGQCIRTKAIDCLTAALGPDAAEQAASICDGFETLDRDGLMRLMGMLAGKERGARAA
- a CDS encoding chromate transporter codes for the protein MTAETGTTTLAERRVGNLDLFLAFSGISIMGFGGVLPWVRWMIVERKGWLDEDEFVNALSLCQILPGGNVMNIAVYIGARFGGLSGAISAFAGLLLAPCLIVLGLGGLYQAFGHLPAVQGMFRGAAACAAGLILGMGLRMAWRYRRDGRALSIMAVTILAMVWLKLPLLLILATVLPASLALAWTARPR
- a CDS encoding chromate transporter, whose product is MSDRPVLFDLSWQFAALSLMSIGGIIAVVPEMHAAVVERHQWMAAQDFVTLFALAQAAPGPNVIVVTLIGWRVAGGLGALIATVAVSTPSFLITYTASRVWRSVNGRVWYRVCERGMAPVTIGLILSSGLLLSRVAVEHWGALAVTALTVLALLKWRNSPLIALACSALAGLAGLV
- a CDS encoding transporter substrate-binding domain-containing protein, which translates into the protein MDRLSAIKSALGPAPTAVRQALSPQGHLRAGINLSNFLLVSSRAANGDPQGVSPDMAAALGHCLELPVAYVPYASPGLVADAAERGEWDVALLGAEAQRAAVIDFTAPYSEIEATYLVPAGSPLADISEVDKPGRRIAVAGRTAYGLWLERNIAHAELVIGDGFDGAFKLFTTEKLDALAGLRPKLIEDVAQLPGSRMLPGRFMAVQQALGTPKAAGVAIDYLQKFVAQAIETGFVAELIARHRVVGLSPAKSRNA